In a single window of the Tellurirhabdus bombi genome:
- the nuoL gene encoding NADH-quinone oxidoreductase subunit L, translating to MPESDSIRLFLWFILLLPLLSGTVWLLAGRRANTLAGPISVVLTLVGLSLAVWVATSVGQTTQTLRTEWITLVDFSLPMAFRLDSLTFLMLIIVHFIALLVQLYSTSYLHDEPDRYRYFGFLGLFIGSMIGIVLAGNLIMMYAFWELVGLSSYLLIGFWFRKPEAATAAKKAFLMNRVGDAGFLLGIFLVYFQTGTTDFTDITRSFDHTNPLATLTGLCLFCGCVGKSAQFPLSTWLPDAMEGPTPVSALIHAATMVAAGIFLLARIHFMLTPDALTVIVIIGTITMILAAYNALFQNDIKKVLAYSTVSQLGLLVIGMGTGNVTGALFHLTTHAFFKAGLFLAAGSVIHGAGTQDMRRMGGLRRLMPLTFIGYLICAAALAGLPLFSGFLSKEAILTGAVDWAQEQGGVAMLVPILALLSSGLTATYMARQTHLVFLGKYRGANAAAVHESDWRMTGPIILLAALSLGLTFSWNPFSAHHSWFYQLFPTMDFSVGNEALGSAYEPILIGLLSVMVAVVGLLTGYFLPPTDPITGGETLLDRWLFRPFHAFARGLHGFDHRNIQRLRQREWNLDAFYQRAIIQPALLLSKGLYRLDQRVIDGAVHLVATGNVVLAHMLSWADRSLVDGLVNGGAWLAGRMGQLTRSVQGGRIQSYIVSAVIGLLLIVWLLL from the coding sequence ATGCCTGAGTCCGACTCTATTCGCCTGTTCCTCTGGTTTATTCTACTGCTGCCCCTGTTGTCGGGCACGGTCTGGTTATTAGCAGGGCGTCGGGCAAATACGTTAGCTGGACCAATTTCGGTTGTGCTTACCCTGGTAGGCTTGAGCCTTGCAGTGTGGGTGGCTACGTCTGTCGGCCAGACAACGCAAACCCTTCGAACCGAGTGGATCACGCTGGTTGATTTCTCCCTACCAATGGCCTTTCGGCTGGACTCGCTCACGTTTTTGATGCTGATTATTGTCCATTTCATTGCGCTACTGGTTCAGCTTTATTCCACCTCCTATCTTCACGACGAACCGGATCGCTACCGATATTTTGGCTTCTTAGGCTTATTTATTGGATCCATGATCGGTATTGTGCTGGCGGGAAACCTGATTATGATGTACGCCTTCTGGGAACTGGTTGGTTTGTCATCTTATCTATTAATCGGCTTCTGGTTCCGCAAACCCGAAGCCGCCACCGCCGCTAAAAAGGCATTTCTGATGAATCGGGTGGGTGATGCTGGTTTTCTGCTGGGCATTTTTCTGGTTTACTTCCAAACTGGGACGACCGACTTTACGGATATAACACGCTCTTTCGACCACACGAATCCGCTGGCTACCCTGACCGGCTTGTGCCTGTTCTGCGGTTGTGTGGGAAAATCAGCCCAGTTTCCGCTATCAACCTGGCTACCCGACGCCATGGAGGGGCCAACGCCCGTATCAGCCCTTATTCACGCCGCAACGATGGTGGCCGCCGGGATTTTTCTGCTGGCCCGCATCCATTTCATGCTAACGCCAGATGCTCTAACGGTAATCGTCATTATTGGCACGATCACCATGATTCTGGCTGCCTATAACGCTCTTTTTCAAAATGACATCAAAAAAGTCCTGGCTTATTCGACGGTCTCGCAGCTTGGTCTGCTGGTCATTGGCATGGGAACGGGGAATGTCACGGGCGCTCTTTTTCACCTGACAACGCACGCCTTTTTCAAAGCGGGTCTTTTTCTGGCGGCGGGCTCCGTGATTCACGGTGCGGGTACGCAGGACATGAGACGCATGGGTGGGCTACGTCGTTTGATGCCTTTGACGTTTATCGGATATCTGATTTGTGCGGCGGCGCTGGCGGGACTTCCGTTGTTTTCGGGCTTCCTTTCCAAAGAAGCCATCCTGACCGGTGCCGTTGACTGGGCGCAGGAACAAGGTGGCGTAGCCATGCTGGTTCCCATTTTGGCCCTTTTATCATCGGGTTTAACGGCAACCTACATGGCCCGGCAAACTCATTTGGTCTTTTTGGGTAAATACCGAGGTGCCAATGCGGCAGCCGTTCATGAATCCGACTGGCGCATGACCGGCCCAATTATTCTGCTGGCTGCGCTTTCTCTTGGCCTGACTTTTTCCTGGAATCCTTTTTCTGCCCATCACAGTTGGTTTTATCAACTATTTCCAACAATGGATTTTTCGGTTGGAAACGAAGCGCTGGGCTCAGCTTACGAACCTATTCTGATTGGCCTGCTCTCGGTTATGGTAGCTGTAGTTGGTTTATTGACCGGTTACTTTCTCCCCCCTACTGATCCGATTACAGGTGGCGAAACCTTACTTGATCGCTGGCTATTCCGTCCTTTTCATGCATTTGCCCGTGGACTGCACGGATTTGACCACCGAAATATCCAGCGACTGCGGCAGCGGGAATGGAATCTGGACGCCTTTTACCAACGCGCCATTATTCAGCCGGCACTGCTTTTGTCGAAAGGTCTTTACCGCCTTGATCAGCGGGTAATTGATGGGGCTGTTCATTTGGTGGCTACCGGAAATGTCGTTCTGGCGCACATGCTTAGCTGGGCCGACCGAAGCCTTGTTGACGGCCTGGTTAATGGTGGTGCCTGGCTGGCCGGGCGTATGGGACAGCTCACGCGTTCCGTTCAGGGTGGCCGTATTCAGTCCTATATCGTGTCGGCAGTAATTGGTTTATTGTTGATTGTTTGGTTGTTACTATAA
- a CDS encoding complex I subunit 4 family protein, protein MTEHLLSLLIFWPLAGSLLVAVLPETQKDHYRWITLLFCLGELLLCGAAYAHFDAAQAGYQLVERYDWITLPLGSLGIVSIDYLVGVDGLSLPLVLLTGVVMLIGALSSWTINQREKAYHSLYLLLTGAIVGCFVGLDLFLFFLFFEFMLLPMYFLIGLWGGPRREYASIKFFLYTLAGSVFILLVMIGLYLSVIDPVETALNLGLINERSEISPEIIQQIQSWLVNNQIDPRRLVHTFDLRYMADGLNYLPNSFLSIYGEVLVGGIPSRMLAFLCLFLGFAIKLPVVPFHTWLPDAHVEAPTPVSVVLAGILLKIGGYGFLRIGWSIFPDGASHYALWMAGLGVLSIVYGGFNALAQTDLKKMIAYSSVSHMGFVLLGVASLTPEGINGAIYQMVSHGVLSAMLFLLTGVLYDRTHDRRIDHYRGLASVMPQYTALTAIAFFASLGLPGFSGFVGELFTLMGSFQSLWLPGWMTAVATLGIILAAAYFLWTLQRMFFGQLWAKPEVMGLLTDITTRERLMLVPLAALALGLGLFPNLLFNLTNATVADWLQRFMVD, encoded by the coding sequence ATGACAGAGCATTTACTTTCCTTACTGATTTTCTGGCCGCTGGCCGGTTCGCTTCTGGTGGCAGTATTGCCCGAAACCCAGAAAGATCATTACCGTTGGATTACGCTATTATTTTGCCTGGGTGAGCTGTTGCTTTGCGGTGCCGCCTATGCCCACTTTGACGCTGCCCAAGCGGGCTATCAGCTGGTCGAGCGCTACGATTGGATTACGTTGCCACTCGGTAGTTTGGGTATTGTTTCCATTGATTATCTGGTTGGCGTTGATGGCTTGAGTCTGCCGCTTGTTTTGCTAACGGGCGTGGTGATGCTGATTGGCGCTCTTTCTTCCTGGACGATCAACCAACGCGAAAAAGCCTACCATTCGCTTTACCTGCTGCTTACGGGCGCCATCGTCGGCTGTTTTGTGGGACTAGACCTATTCCTTTTCTTTCTATTTTTTGAGTTCATGCTGCTGCCGATGTATTTTCTCATTGGCTTGTGGGGTGGGCCGCGCCGGGAGTATGCTTCGATCAAGTTTTTTCTGTATACACTGGCGGGATCGGTCTTTATCCTCCTGGTTATGATTGGTCTTTATCTGTCGGTTATTGATCCGGTCGAGACTGCTTTGAACTTAGGCTTGATCAATGAGCGTTCCGAAATTAGCCCCGAAATCATTCAGCAAATCCAATCCTGGCTAGTCAATAACCAGATCGACCCGCGTAGGCTTGTGCATACCTTCGACTTGCGTTACATGGCCGATGGGTTAAATTACTTGCCTAATTCTTTCCTGAGTATTTACGGCGAGGTTCTCGTTGGGGGTATTCCTTCCAGAATGCTGGCTTTCCTGTGTCTGTTTCTTGGTTTTGCCATCAAGCTTCCGGTTGTTCCCTTCCATACCTGGCTGCCCGATGCCCACGTAGAAGCACCAACGCCCGTCTCGGTTGTGCTGGCGGGTATTCTGCTTAAAATCGGTGGTTACGGATTTCTGCGAATCGGCTGGAGTATTTTCCCCGATGGCGCCTCGCACTATGCGCTCTGGATGGCTGGGCTGGGTGTTTTGTCGATTGTTTACGGTGGCTTCAACGCGCTCGCGCAGACTGACCTTAAGAAAATGATCGCTTATTCGTCCGTTTCACACATGGGTTTTGTGCTATTGGGCGTAGCGTCTCTGACTCCCGAAGGCATTAACGGAGCCATTTACCAGATGGTGAGCCACGGTGTACTGTCGGCTATGTTATTCCTCTTGACGGGCGTTCTCTACGACCGCACGCACGACCGCCGCATTGATCATTACCGAGGTTTGGCGAGCGTCATGCCCCAGTATACGGCCCTGACCGCGATTGCCTTTTTTGCTTCGCTGGGCCTTCCCGGCTTTTCGGGTTTTGTTGGTGAATTATTTACTTTGATGGGCAGTTTCCAGTCGCTCTGGCTACCCGGCTGGATGACGGCGGTAGCTACGCTGGGCATCATTCTGGCGGCGGCTTATTTCCTCTGGACTTTGCAGCGGATGTTTTTCGGGCAACTTTGGGCTAAGCCTGAAGTGATGGGACTGCTCACCGATATTACGACCCGCGAGCGGCTTATGCTGGTGCCCCTGGCGGCTCTGGCGCTCGGGCTGGGTCTGTTCCCCAACTTACTCTTCAACTTGACAAATGCCACCGTTGCTGATTGGTTGCAACGATTTATGGTTGACTAA
- a CDS encoding alpha/beta hydrolase, with protein sequence MHLITYCSLLSATLLLNTFTMAQKPESVDLWPAGKVPHSVANDAVQEKGETGADGILRISQVKVPTLMAFLPAKEKATGASVMICPGGGYSILAYGHEGEEVARWLNGLGVAAFVLKYRLPDDRIQTNKEQVPLADAMQGMKVIRQNAAKWGVDPNKIGIMGFSAGGHLASTLSTHYHRGEGASEEAKPNFAILLYPVITFGTKAHSGSREKLVGKNASQEQIDYYSNELQVSDKTPPTFLVHSEDDKGVPVENSVNYYLALKNANVPAEMHLYPKGGHGYALRTKGKGSVETWPEACKAWLQSMGYVK encoded by the coding sequence ATGCATCTGATTACTTATTGTTCCTTACTCTCAGCAACACTTCTGCTGAATACATTCACGATGGCGCAAAAACCGGAATCCGTTGACCTTTGGCCCGCTGGTAAAGTGCCCCATTCCGTGGCGAACGACGCTGTTCAGGAAAAAGGCGAGACGGGTGCCGATGGTATTTTGCGCATTAGCCAGGTAAAAGTGCCAACCCTGATGGCCTTTCTGCCAGCCAAAGAAAAGGCAACGGGTGCCAGCGTTATGATTTGTCCGGGTGGCGGCTATTCGATTTTAGCCTATGGGCACGAAGGCGAAGAAGTAGCGCGCTGGTTAAATGGGTTGGGCGTGGCGGCTTTTGTCTTGAAATACCGCCTTCCCGACGACCGTATCCAAACAAACAAAGAGCAGGTTCCCCTGGCCGACGCCATGCAGGGCATGAAGGTGATTCGGCAAAATGCAGCAAAATGGGGCGTTGATCCGAACAAAATAGGCATTATGGGCTTTTCGGCGGGTGGACACCTGGCGTCGACGCTTTCCACACACTACCACCGGGGCGAAGGAGCAAGCGAGGAGGCCAAACCTAATTTCGCTATTTTGCTGTATCCGGTTATTACATTCGGTACTAAAGCGCACTCTGGCTCCCGCGAAAAACTGGTTGGTAAAAATGCCTCTCAGGAACAGATTGATTATTACTCCAATGAGCTACAGGTTAGTGATAAAACGCCGCCTACTTTTCTGGTTCATTCAGAAGATGACAAAGGAGTTCCGGTGGAGAATAGTGTGAATTATTACCTGGCCTTGAAAAACGCGAATGTTCCCGCAGAAATGCACCTCTACCCCAAAGGGGGCCACGGTTATGCGCTCCGCACGAAAGGCAAAGGATCAGTAGAAACCTGGCCCGAAGCTTGCAAAGCCTGGCTTCAGTCAATGGGTTACGTCAAATAA
- a CDS encoding serine hydrolase domain-containing protein, producing the protein MHNCAEGQKLSPAEEQKLRQEIKAEEKIAKIERIIQGKVRAGFNGNVLIAQKGIVLYQNTFGLAHFERSERDSLNMDSKFQLASLSKTFTAVATLKLVEAGKIKLTDSVQRFIPDFPYHGIAISDLLSHRSGLPNYAYAFDDSMKHNFYNREKPYPNNDTILRWLAALNPPRYNRPGRSFSYSNTNYMVLASIIEKASGKTYEQFVRKTIFEPLGMRHTFVATTQSDSINIFRTAGYQRGRRVPKDYYDNVVGDKGIYSTVGDLFRWYRALNGDCLLRKTLLSEAFLPRSFERKGTRNYGYGFRMHVDNENKPEYIYHTGWWKGYNSIFWFSPKDDFVVILLGNRLNATIFQIKELLEVLHDGQSTQGTEVENGEVDV; encoded by the coding sequence ATGCACAATTGCGCTGAAGGTCAGAAGCTAAGTCCGGCAGAAGAACAGAAGCTCAGGCAGGAAATCAAAGCCGAAGAGAAGATTGCCAAAATTGAACGCATCATCCAGGGCAAAGTCCGGGCGGGCTTCAACGGGAACGTATTAATTGCCCAGAAAGGAATCGTGCTTTACCAGAATACATTTGGTCTGGCCCATTTTGAGCGCTCCGAGCGGGATTCACTCAACATGGATTCCAAGTTTCAATTGGCTTCTTTATCCAAGACCTTCACGGCTGTGGCTACCCTAAAGTTGGTGGAGGCGGGTAAAATCAAGCTAACGGATTCGGTACAGCGTTTCATTCCTGATTTTCCTTACCACGGCATTGCTATCAGTGATCTGTTGTCGCACCGGAGCGGGCTGCCCAACTATGCCTACGCCTTCGATGACAGCATGAAGCACAATTTCTACAACCGCGAAAAGCCGTATCCCAATAACGATACAATTCTGCGGTGGCTGGCCGCTCTGAATCCGCCGCGCTACAACCGCCCTGGCCGGAGTTTCAGCTACAGCAATACAAACTACATGGTTCTGGCGTCCATCATTGAAAAAGCCAGCGGCAAAACTTACGAGCAATTTGTTCGGAAAACGATTTTCGAGCCGTTGGGCATGCGCCATACGTTTGTAGCAACTACCCAAAGTGATTCGATCAATATTTTCCGCACGGCGGGTTATCAGCGCGGTCGGCGTGTTCCCAAAGATTATTACGACAACGTGGTCGGCGACAAAGGCATCTATTCGACGGTGGGCGATCTTTTCCGCTGGTACCGGGCTTTGAATGGCGACTGCCTGCTGCGGAAAACGTTGCTGTCCGAAGCCTTTCTGCCGCGCAGTTTCGAGCGCAAAGGAACCCGTAACTACGGATATGGTTTCCGCATGCACGTTGACAACGAAAACAAGCCCGAATACATTTACCATACGGGCTGGTGGAAAGGCTATAATTCCATTTTCTGGTTTAGTCCAAAAGACGATTTTGTGGTTATTTTACTAGGTAATCGTCTGAATGCAACCATCTTCCAGATTAAGGAGTTGCTTGAAGTGCTGCACGATGGCCAATCGACGCAGGGAACGGAAGTTGAAAATGGGGAAGTAGACGTGTAA
- a CDS encoding S-adenosylmethionine decarboxylase family protein, which translates to MNTYKPGSHILASFTASSAKLTDVNACRAHFNQLIDALNLEKVGEVYHEFPNGGFTAVIALSESHISIHTWPENDLATFDVFLSNFLRDNTERAQAVFQETIQYFDAKVKNRAQISR; encoded by the coding sequence ATGAACACGTATAAACCCGGCTCTCACATTCTGGCGTCCTTTACAGCCTCTTCGGCTAAACTAACCGATGTTAATGCCTGCCGCGCCCATTTTAACCAGCTTATCGATGCATTAAACCTGGAAAAGGTCGGCGAAGTGTACCATGAATTTCCCAATGGTGGCTTTACGGCCGTTATTGCGTTATCGGAATCGCATATTTCCATTCATACGTGGCCCGAAAATGACCTGGCTACCTTCGACGTATTTTTATCTAACTTCCTGCGGGACAACACCGAACGGGCGCAAGCGGTCTTTCAGGAAACCATTCAGTACTTTGACGCCAAGGTGAAAAATCGTGCTCAGATATCTCGCTAA
- a CDS encoding DUF4178 domain-containing protein produces the protein MAEIAQPFLNAPAPEQLECPSCHTSISYYDVQGSSFYGCPVCHAFFEYEYEGPPVILRQFEPTNTPPLIPIGTPGIVHGKAVRVVGYMRRAEQADPAEWSEYMLLVEGSGYWQLSEYNGHWMVIQPAEKRFSTANNKAIDNDQSYTLYHQYQPKTVYAVGEFDWNILEDDALHVSEYIAPPRMLVQEIGNTETNWYRAEYKTPQEISTAFGLDHALPTPVGVGAIEPTGFDEIWKPLRNVTIAVAILMVAVQSLGFLVKPARKCLDARFTSRVEKTQPSSTLRSALVSPPFDVDGPAALKLQFSATLNNQWLELPISLINEKTGKTYELTKVMEYYRGYESGESWSEGNTKDVALLSRIPSGRYHLNLYPSTDKPTPVHIRVIVTENTTLTSNLVLFAIAILIYPLYQLWRSQYKNYQRWQNSNFGPNS, from the coding sequence ATGGCGGAAATCGCTCAGCCTTTTCTTAATGCGCCCGCACCGGAGCAATTAGAGTGCCCCAGTTGCCATACGTCGATTTCTTATTATGACGTTCAGGGTAGTTCTTTTTACGGTTGCCCCGTTTGTCACGCTTTTTTCGAGTATGAATACGAGGGTCCACCCGTAATACTGCGGCAATTTGAACCCACGAACACGCCCCCGCTCATTCCAATCGGGACGCCCGGTATTGTGCACGGGAAAGCCGTCCGGGTGGTGGGCTATATGCGGCGCGCTGAACAGGCCGACCCAGCCGAATGGAGCGAATACATGCTGCTGGTTGAGGGATCTGGTTACTGGCAATTATCTGAGTATAACGGTCATTGGATGGTGATTCAGCCCGCTGAAAAGCGCTTTTCAACTGCGAATAACAAAGCCATAGACAACGACCAGTCGTATACGTTATACCATCAGTATCAGCCCAAAACGGTCTACGCCGTTGGCGAATTTGACTGGAATATTCTGGAGGATGATGCCCTGCATGTTTCCGAATACATTGCACCGCCCCGCATGCTCGTTCAGGAAATAGGGAACACAGAAACCAACTGGTACCGAGCCGAATACAAAACACCCCAGGAAATAAGCACCGCTTTCGGGTTGGATCACGCGTTGCCGACGCCGGTGGGTGTGGGTGCCATTGAACCCACGGGTTTTGACGAAATCTGGAAACCGCTTCGGAATGTCACTATTGCCGTTGCCATTCTCATGGTTGCGGTTCAATCGCTGGGCTTTCTTGTTAAGCCGGCCAGAAAATGCCTGGATGCCCGCTTTACCAGTCGGGTGGAAAAAACGCAGCCCAGTTCCACGCTTCGTTCGGCCTTGGTTTCTCCGCCGTTTGACGTAGACGGGCCCGCGGCGCTTAAGCTTCAGTTCTCGGCGACGCTCAACAACCAATGGCTGGAACTTCCCATTAGCCTCATTAACGAAAAAACGGGCAAGACCTACGAATTAACGAAAGTCATGGAGTACTACCGCGGTTACGAGAGCGGCGAGTCCTGGTCGGAAGGAAATACCAAGGATGTAGCCCTTTTGTCCCGAATTCCGAGCGGACGCTATCACCTGAATTTATACCCATCTACGGACAAGCCGACGCCCGTTCATATACGGGTTATTGTTACCGAAAACACCACGCTGACCTCGAATCTGGTTCTTTTTGCGATTGCGATTCTTATTTATCCGCTTTACCAACTTTGGCGGAGCCAGTATAAGAATTACCAACGCTGGCAGAATAGTAATTTCGGACCGAATAGTTAA
- a CDS encoding DUF350 domain-containing protein — translation MDYASLQYIVPSLIYSLVGVVVLVTSFVVIEKIAPENLWKEIVEKQNIALAILAGAFMLSLAIIISSAIHG, via the coding sequence ATGGATTACGCCTCGCTTCAATACATTGTCCCTTCGCTGATTTACTCGCTGGTGGGAGTTGTCGTTCTAGTCACGAGTTTTGTGGTTATTGAGAAAATAGCGCCCGAAAATTTATGGAAGGAGATCGTTGAAAAACAGAACATTGCGTTGGCTATTCTGGCCGGAGCTTTCATGCTCTCGTTGGCAATCATCATAAGTTCGGCCATTCATGGTTAG
- a CDS encoding polyamine aminopropyltransferase yields the protein MVSQDLRRTERHKASSRQLLLLLSVFVIATCGLIYELIAGTLASYLLGDSITQFSTIIGVYLFSMGIGSWLSKYLDGNLLRWFVRIEILVGLVGGLSAPLLFVLFEYVASFRLILYTLVSLTGILVGLEIPLLMRILENQLSFKELVSRVFTFDYIGALLASLIFPLVLVPYLGLVRTSLFFGMLNIGVAAFLLFPFPETRPFRKSFLTIIGVSLAVLFAGFLYADRLMNFTESLAFQDQVIYSKSTSYQRIVLTRNSRELRLFLNGNLQFSSADEYRYHEALVHPAMQALPHARRVLVLGGGDGLAVREILKYPQIKSIKLVDLDPGMTDLFRKNPLLTNLNNRSLSSPKVQVINTDAYTYIRQDTARYDCIVIDFPDPSNFSIGKLYSTSFYTELHKLLNENGRIVVQATSPYIARQSFWCIRHTLAATGFHTLPYHAYVPSFGEWGFILAGRNGHWRGDGPLPANLRFINSQTIRQMLDFPPDMAEVPTDINKLNNQALVRYFEDDWGPYGH from the coding sequence ATGGTTAGTCAGGATTTGCGCAGGACCGAGAGACACAAAGCAAGCAGTCGTCAACTGCTATTGCTGCTGTCGGTTTTTGTGATTGCCACCTGCGGCCTGATTTATGAACTCATTGCTGGCACGCTGGCTTCGTACCTGCTCGGCGACTCCATTACGCAGTTTTCCACCATCATCGGCGTTTATCTCTTTTCGATGGGGATTGGCTCCTGGCTGTCCAAATACCTCGACGGCAATTTGCTGCGCTGGTTCGTCCGCATCGAGATTTTGGTGGGACTTGTCGGGGGACTCAGTGCGCCGCTTCTCTTTGTTTTGTTTGAATACGTCGCTTCGTTTCGGCTGATTCTCTACACGTTAGTATCGCTGACCGGTATTTTGGTGGGGCTAGAAATTCCGTTGCTAATGCGGATTTTGGAAAATCAGTTGTCGTTTAAAGAGCTGGTTTCCCGCGTTTTCACGTTCGATTACATTGGCGCTTTGCTGGCTTCGCTGATCTTCCCGCTGGTATTGGTTCCTTATTTGGGTCTGGTTCGGACGTCGCTGTTTTTTGGTATGCTGAACATTGGGGTGGCGGCGTTCCTTCTTTTCCCCTTTCCCGAAACGCGGCCTTTTCGTAAATCATTTTTGACCATCATTGGTGTTTCGCTGGCGGTTTTGTTCGCCGGATTTCTTTACGCCGACCGCCTGATGAACTTCACGGAAAGTCTGGCGTTTCAGGATCAGGTTATTTACAGCAAAAGCACGTCCTACCAACGCATTGTACTCACGCGTAACAGCCGGGAATTGCGGCTTTTTCTGAATGGCAACCTTCAGTTTAGTTCGGCGGACGAATATCGGTATCACGAAGCGCTGGTACACCCGGCCATGCAGGCGCTTCCGCACGCCCGGCGCGTGCTCGTTCTGGGTGGTGGCGATGGGCTGGCCGTTCGCGAAATTCTGAAATACCCCCAGATCAAAAGCATCAAGCTTGTCGATCTTGATCCCGGCATGACCGATCTTTTTCGGAAAAACCCTTTGCTCACCAACCTGAATAATCGCTCGTTATCGTCGCCTAAAGTGCAGGTTATCAACACCGACGCCTATACGTACATTCGGCAGGATACCGCTCGTTATGATTGCATCGTCATTGACTTCCCGGACCCTTCTAACTTTTCGATTGGCAAATTATACAGTACCTCTTTTTATACGGAGTTGCACAAGCTGTTGAACGAAAATGGTCGAATTGTGGTGCAGGCCACTTCGCCTTACATTGCGCGGCAGTCGTTCTGGTGCATCCGGCACACGCTGGCGGCCACAGGTTTTCATACCTTGCCATATCATGCTTACGTGCCTTCGTTTGGCGAATGGGGCTTCATTCTGGCGGGGCGGAATGGGCACTGGCGCGGTGATGGTCCGCTTCCGGCGAATCTCCGGTTTATAAACTCGCAAACCATCCGGCAAATGCTGGACTTCCCCCCCGACATGGCTGAGGTGCCTACTGACATTAACAAGTTGAACAATCAGGCTCTGGTGCGCTATTTTGAAGATGATTGGGGACCTTATGGCCATTGA